Proteins encoded together in one Impatiens glandulifera chromosome 1, dImpGla2.1, whole genome shotgun sequence window:
- the LOC124920746 gene encoding THO complex subunit 4B-like has translation MSGAAAMDMTLDDLIKVNKKSSGASRGGRTRPSGPGPVRRFSNRGGSRPAPYATSQVTAHPAQAGARPTSIETGTKLYISNLDYGVSNEDIKELFSEVGDIKRYGIHYDRSGRSKGTAEVVFSKRQEAVAAVKRYNNVQLDGKPMKTEIVGTNIATPAIAPIASGPLGNYNGVPRSGRGRGGGAPARNRGGRNFGRGGRGGAGKSRGEKPSAEDLDKDLDLYYAKATDAGADTMEAN, from the exons ATGTCTGGTGCAGCTGCTATGGACATGACCCTTGATGATTTGATAAAGGTTAATAAGAAATCCAGCGGCGCCTCCAGAGGCGGCCGAACCCGACCCTCTGGTCCTGGACCAGTTCGCCGCTTCTCTAATCGCGGTGGAAGTCGGCCTGCTCCCTATGCGACATCCCAG GTTACGGCACACCCGGCGCAAGCAGGAGCTCGTCCCACTTCCATAGAAACCGGAACCAAGCTGTATATATCAAACCTAGATTATGGCGTTTCTAACGAGGATATTAAG GAACTATTTTCAGAAGTTGGTGATATTAAACGCTATGGAATACATTACGATAGAAGTGGGAGATCAAAG GGAACAGCAGAAGTTGTCTTTTCCAAACGACAGGAAGCTGTGGCAGCAGTCAAGAGATACAACAATGTACAGTTGGATGGGAAACCTATGAAAACAGAGATTGTGGGAACAAACATTGCCACTCCAGCTATAGCTCCCATTGCAAGTGGACCCCTAGGGAACTATAATGGCGTTCCAAGAAG TGGACGAGGAAGGGGTGGTGGTGCACCAGCAAGGAACCGTGGAGGGCGTAATTTTGGGAGAGGGGGCCGTGGAGGAGCAGGTAAGAGCCGTggtgagaaaccatctgctgaAGATCTTGACAAGGATTTGGATTTGTATTATGCAAAAGCTACAGATGCAGGAGCAGACACAATGGAGGCCAACTGA
- the LOC124920703 gene encoding uncharacterized protein LOC124920703, whose protein sequence is MPPAPNDRTSAYLFALTQEIEKKLQRALASPTHRRNLFQELFADIALEIDDRAREIILNKEGPISLNKEDDISSAEDGTGVSLYFYDVLADYFVLEPENGKPILNLIVQLWSQSFASHIFSLLFHKWLFDVQLENSEVLLRYSSALIQGSTNVFWIDIQTNSRRFQSLFRYLLEDVALVPDRLKILPTQAQRDLFLLIARFMFFYNLADKLINLLNQVPDFPNAFLVGGGADIFVIELSDQLQKLKVEPVLIHYLNQLKYLQGLELRMTTSTRLKTCLYSFTSPGGPMYPTRVVRHAAWDTLDLLFPVGQYPRHVISFFFRLLYPWYWPSSCWNFVQSCILTVFDSLVGLLYSTWAKVSKRTQQQHSS, encoded by the exons ATGCCGCCAGCTCCCAATGATAGGACTTCCGCGTACCTCTTTGCTCTCACTCAAGAAATCGAGAAGAAGCTTCAGCGA GCTTTGGCTTCTCCCACGCACAGGCGCAATCTGTTTCAGGAACTTTTCGCTGACATTGCACTAGAGATTGATGATCGGGCCAGAG AGATTATCCTAAACAAGGAAGGTCCCATATCTTTAAATAAAGAAGATGATATATCCTCTGCAGAAGATGGGACAGGGGTGTCATTATACTTTTATGACGTGTTGGctgattattttgttttggaGCCAGAGAATGGAAAACCAATACTAAATCTGATTGTCCAACTTTGGAGTCAATCCTTTGCCtctcatattttctctctactATTTCATAAATGG TTATTTGATGTTCAGCTTGAAAATTCTGAAGTTCTTCTACGTTACTCATCTGCTCTGATTCAAGGATCTACAAATGTGTTCTG GATTGACATCCAGACAAATTCCAGACGTTTTCAGTCTCTCTTCAGA TATTTACTGGAGGATGTGGCCTTGGTGCCTGATCGATTGAAGATACTCCCAACACAG GCTCAACGGGATTTGTTTCTTCTAATAGCTCGGTTCATGTTCTTCTATAACCTAG CTGATAAGCTTATAAATTTGTTGAACCAAGTTCCTGATTTTCCAAACGCTTTCTTAGTCGGTGGTGGGGCAGACATTTTTGTGATTGAACTTTCTGACCAG CTTCAAAAACTGAAGGTGGAGCCAGTACTAATCCACTATCTTAATCAGCTTAAATATCTCCAGG GTTTAGAATTGAGGATGACAACAAGTACAAGATTGAAAACATGTCTGTACAGCTTCACGTCCCCTGGTGGTCCAATGTATCCTACAAGAGTTGTTCGGCATGCAGCCTGGGATACCTTGGATTTACTCTTTCCT GTGGGGCAATATCCTCGGCATGTAATAAGCTTCTTTTTTCGGTTGCTGTATCCATGGTATTGGCCATCATCGTGTTGGAATTTTGTCCAGTCATGCATATTGACCGTGTTCGACTCTCTCGTCGGGTTGCTTTATTCTACCTGGGCTAAGGTCAGTAAACGTACACAACAACAGCATTCCTCCTAA